In the genome of Hymenobacter taeanensis, one region contains:
- a CDS encoding M48 family metallopeptidase: MNEVTGEVQHVDMTADQEIALGLQAAPEMAQQYGGIHPDRQAGAAVERIGQQIVRSTKAGQTPYKFQFHLLADENTINAFALPGGQVFITAGLLKNLKTEGQVAGVLAHEIGHVVARHSAEQIAKSKLTQGLTGAAAIGMYDPDRPGTAMSAAAAAMVGKLLTLRYGRQDELEADKLAVDFTPAAGFDPRAMIQVMEILERENKGSSPPEFLSTHPNPGNRIEELQRDIAADYPQGLPANLKP; encoded by the coding sequence GTGAATGAAGTTACTGGCGAAGTGCAGCACGTGGATATGACCGCCGATCAGGAAATTGCCTTGGGCCTACAGGCGGCCCCCGAAATGGCTCAGCAGTATGGCGGTATTCACCCCGACCGCCAGGCTGGGGCCGCGGTAGAGCGCATTGGCCAGCAAATAGTGCGCAGCACCAAAGCCGGCCAAACGCCTTATAAGTTTCAATTTCATTTGCTGGCCGATGAAAATACCATTAATGCCTTCGCGTTGCCAGGAGGGCAAGTATTCATTACGGCTGGCCTGCTCAAAAACCTGAAGACTGAAGGACAGGTAGCAGGCGTACTGGCCCACGAGATTGGCCACGTAGTAGCTCGTCACTCGGCAGAGCAAATTGCTAAGTCGAAGCTTACGCAAGGCCTGACGGGCGCTGCCGCCATTGGTATGTACGACCCTGACCGGCCCGGAACCGCAATGAGTGCCGCCGCGGCTGCTATGGTTGGCAAGTTGCTTACGCTACGCTATGGCCGCCAGGATGAGCTGGAGGCAGATAAGCTGGCCGTAGACTTCACCCCGGCCGCTGGCTTCGACCCGCGCGCCATGATTCAGGTGATGGAGATTCTGGAGCGTGAAAACAAAGGCAGCAGTCCCCCCGAGTTTCTGAGCACTCACCCAAACCCCGGCAACCGGATTGAGGAACTGCAGCGCGATATTGCCGCGGACTATCCGCAGGGCCTGCCCGCCAACCTAAAACCCTGA
- a CDS encoding M48 family metalloprotease yields the protein MRRYLLKSGLFLGLALSLGSLASCSKDGDGVVLFSVEDDKALGQKVAQQTDSTYRAKGQLLEKSSNARAYTLLNQIVTRVLNSGQLQYRNEFPWDVQIIKDDETQNAFATPGGHIYVFSGLIKFLDNEDQLAGVLGHEIAHADRRHTSRQLQQQYGISLLLSVLLGENPGQLAQIATGLGQLKFSRDFEREADEYSVVYLNGTNYYACDGAAGFFIKAEAQGQSGTPEFLSTHPNPGSRIQDIQTKADQLGCRNRNTSNSTLTELKSLL from the coding sequence ATGCGACGCTATTTGCTTAAATCCGGGCTGTTTTTAGGCCTTGCCCTCTCTCTTGGTTCACTGGCTTCGTGCTCGAAAGACGGCGACGGCGTGGTACTGTTTTCAGTGGAAGATGATAAGGCTTTGGGCCAGAAAGTGGCTCAACAAACTGACTCTACTTACCGGGCTAAAGGCCAGCTGCTGGAAAAAAGCAGCAATGCCCGCGCTTATACCCTCCTGAACCAAATTGTTACGCGGGTACTCAACTCAGGCCAGCTGCAGTACCGCAATGAGTTTCCGTGGGATGTGCAGATCATCAAGGACGATGAGACTCAGAACGCCTTTGCTACCCCTGGGGGGCACATTTATGTTTTCTCGGGGCTGATTAAGTTTCTTGACAATGAGGATCAGCTCGCGGGCGTATTGGGCCACGAAATTGCCCACGCCGACCGTCGGCATACCTCCCGCCAGCTCCAGCAGCAGTATGGTATTAGCCTGCTGCTAAGCGTGCTGCTGGGGGAAAACCCCGGCCAACTGGCCCAGATTGCTACTGGCCTGGGCCAACTCAAGTTCAGCCGCGACTTTGAGCGCGAGGCCGATGAGTACTCTGTAGTGTATCTCAATGGCACCAACTACTACGCCTGCGACGGCGCTGCCGGCTTCTTTATTAAGGCAGAGGCCCAGGGCCAAAGCGGTACCCCAGAATTCCTGAGTACTCACCCCAACCCCGGCTCGCGCATCCAGGATATTCAAACCAAGGCCGACCAGCTGGGTTGCCGCAACCGCAATACCAGCAACTCCACCCTCACAGAGTTAAAGAGCTTGCTCTAG
- a CDS encoding metallophosphoesterase gives MSYSTLFSVLLLCLVIGSCAWLCWRYWQERQYRRRPYVAPAVLDWLLHTPDPDTPPLHRVAVLGDPGAVATDGTDPILQLLSHWQHETGPDGTIIILGDNIYPTGLPAPEHPARAAAEQRFNALLAALGQYPGTIVLLSGNHDWNKGRPDGWEYLQRQEAYVREHLPRAHYLPMGGQPGPVSLQLAEGVLLIVLNTQWWVQTGARPPADAKEPFRQLQQLLEQNRHQRIVVAGHHPVYSNALHGGKFTAKQHVFPLTTVNKRAYVPLPLIGSLLPLYRKLVGAAEDMAHPRYRKMRRRLLRVLHQYPGIIYASGHDHNLQYFQKHGGHYLVSGSGSKTAFVQKGGSATFVHEHQGFFSLDFYAHGETWLRTLEPAANSSLQPAPEVFRLRLQPIHEVAPALVPVSAFK, from the coding sequence GTGTCGTACTCTACTCTGTTTTCTGTTCTGTTGCTGTGCCTGGTTATTGGCTCCTGTGCCTGGCTGTGCTGGCGCTACTGGCAGGAGCGGCAATATCGGCGGCGGCCGTATGTGGCCCCGGCAGTGCTTGACTGGCTCCTGCACACTCCTGACCCCGATACGCCTCCCCTGCACCGGGTAGCGGTTCTCGGGGACCCAGGCGCCGTGGCTACCGATGGCACCGACCCTATCTTGCAGCTCCTCAGCCACTGGCAGCACGAAACCGGCCCCGATGGCACTATCATTATTCTCGGCGACAATATCTATCCTACTGGCCTACCGGCTCCGGAGCACCCGGCCCGCGCAGCCGCAGAACAGCGGTTTAATGCGTTGCTGGCGGCGCTAGGCCAGTACCCCGGCACTATTGTGCTGCTCAGCGGCAACCACGACTGGAACAAAGGCCGGCCCGACGGCTGGGAGTACCTGCAGCGCCAAGAGGCGTACGTGCGGGAGCACCTGCCCAGGGCGCACTACCTGCCAATGGGTGGCCAACCGGGCCCGGTGAGCTTGCAGCTGGCAGAAGGCGTGTTACTGATTGTGCTGAACACGCAGTGGTGGGTGCAGACTGGAGCCCGCCCGCCTGCCGATGCCAAAGAGCCTTTCCGACAACTACAGCAACTGCTGGAGCAAAACCGGCATCAGCGCATAGTAGTAGCGGGGCACCACCCGGTGTATTCCAACGCCCTGCACGGCGGCAAGTTTACTGCCAAGCAACATGTGTTTCCGCTTACCACCGTGAATAAGCGGGCATACGTTCCGTTACCCCTAATTGGCTCCTTATTGCCGCTGTATCGCAAGCTGGTAGGCGCCGCCGAAGATATGGCCCACCCCCGCTACCGGAAAATGCGCCGCCGCCTGCTGCGGGTGTTACATCAATATCCTGGTATTATCTACGCCTCGGGCCACGACCATAACCTGCAGTATTTCCAGAAACACGGCGGCCACTATTTGGTAAGCGGCTCGGGTAGTAAAACGGCTTTTGTACAAAAAGGCGGATCGGCTACATTCGTGCACGAACACCAAGGTTTTTTTAGCCTCGATTTTTACGCCCACGGCGAAACCTGGCTGCGCACCCTTGAGCCCGCAGCTAACTCCAGCTTACAGCCCGCACCGGAAGTTTTCCGCTTGCGCCTACAGCCCATACATGAAGTCGCCCCGGCCTTGGTACCTGTGTCGGCTTTTAAGTAG
- a CDS encoding YybH family protein has translation MLFALPLLSVACTTSKPLSSDPAAARKAITQVLATQTAAWNRGDVAGFMQGYWKNDSLVFIGKSGLTYGWQQTLDNYRCSYPDAAAMGQLDFSNLKIQPLSPDAAHVIGRWHLARPSAGDLQGHFLLVFRRLNGQWVVVADHSS, from the coding sequence ATGCTCTTTGCTCTTCCGTTGCTCTCTGTGGCCTGCACTACCTCGAAGCCCCTCAGCAGTGACCCTGCCGCTGCCCGCAAAGCCATAACGCAGGTGCTGGCCACCCAAACAGCCGCCTGGAACCGCGGCGACGTAGCGGGCTTCATGCAGGGGTACTGGAAAAACGACTCCCTTGTATTCATTGGAAAGAGTGGCCTAACCTACGGCTGGCAGCAGACCCTCGACAATTACCGCTGCAGCTACCCCGATGCCGCTGCCATGGGCCAGCTCGATTTCAGTAACCTTAAAATTCAGCCGCTCAGCCCCGACGCCGCCCACGTAATTGGGCGCTGGCACTTGGCCCGGCCCTCTGCTGGTGACTTGCAAGGCCATTTCCTGCTTGTCTTCCGCCGCCTTAATGGGCAGTGGGTAGTAGTAGCTGACCATTCCAGCTGA
- a CDS encoding App1 family protein: protein MPPFMNTLGDWAERADDTLTRMRARLGLLHPLQLVPYRSYGTATRLYVKGRLLTDKGIKEPDPSDSRWHNLLNMYRRFDSDEISGAMLSVQPADGSHHPVVTDEEGYFTLNLEPAVLPEPIDYLWYPVDVLLQKSPPPFPTPASLRTQAMVLIPPTDAEYGIISDLDDTVIQTSATDLIRMARTVLLRNARSRLPFKGVAEFYRALQLGRNGKRNNPFFYVSSSPWNLYDLLEDFLTLNNIPPGPLLLRDMAVKRKSAADASAHHGHKLKEIDNLLLTYPQLPFVLIGDSGQEDANIYREVVRRYPGRILAVYIRDVNLPERAAMVERVSEELRQDKVEMLLVKDTVQAAEHAAQRGLIFQEAIPAVVAEKRKDETAPDGPEEPTSGEPVMK from the coding sequence ATGCCTCCATTCATGAATACTCTCGGCGACTGGGCCGAACGTGCTGACGATACCCTTACCCGCATGCGGGCCCGGCTGGGGCTGTTGCACCCCCTGCAGTTAGTGCCCTACCGTAGCTATGGCACTGCTACACGCCTGTACGTGAAGGGCCGCCTGCTCACTGACAAAGGAATCAAGGAGCCTGACCCTAGTGACTCCCGCTGGCATAACCTACTGAACATGTACCGCCGCTTCGATAGTGACGAAATCAGCGGGGCAATGCTCTCGGTGCAGCCTGCTGATGGTAGCCACCATCCGGTAGTAACTGATGAGGAAGGGTACTTTACACTCAACCTGGAGCCTGCAGTACTTCCGGAGCCCATTGACTACCTGTGGTACCCTGTGGATGTGCTGCTGCAAAAGTCGCCGCCCCCGTTTCCCACTCCGGCTAGCCTCCGTACGCAGGCCATGGTGCTTATTCCGCCCACCGATGCGGAATACGGTATTATCTCTGACCTGGATGATACCGTCATTCAGACCTCAGCTACCGACCTCATCAGAATGGCGCGCACGGTGCTGCTGCGCAATGCCCGCTCGCGGCTGCCGTTTAAGGGCGTAGCCGAGTTCTATCGGGCCCTGCAGCTGGGCCGCAATGGCAAGCGCAACAACCCGTTTTTCTACGTGAGCAGCTCCCCCTGGAACCTCTACGACCTGCTGGAGGACTTCCTGACGCTGAACAATATTCCGCCCGGCCCCTTGCTGCTGCGAGATATGGCCGTAAAGCGCAAGAGTGCCGCCGATGCCTCGGCCCACCATGGGCACAAACTCAAGGAAATCGATAACCTGCTCCTTACCTATCCGCAGCTGCCGTTTGTGCTGATTGGCGACTCAGGACAGGAGGATGCCAACATATACCGGGAAGTGGTGCGCCGCTACCCCGGCCGCATTCTGGCCGTGTACATCCGCGACGTGAACCTGCCGGAGCGGGCGGCCATGGTAGAGCGTGTCTCGGAGGAGCTTCGCCAGGATAAGGTGGAAATGCTTTTGGTGAAAGACACCGTGCAGGCAGCCGAGCACGCCGCCCAGCGCGGCTTAATCTTCCAGGAAGCTATACCAGCAGTTGTAGCAGAAAAGCGTAAAGACGAAACCGCCCCCGATGGCCCCGAAGAGCCTACCTCAGGTGAGCCCGTAATGAAGTAA
- a CDS encoding LON peptidase substrate-binding domain-containing protein produces the protein MSETRLLALFPLNLVVFPGEKLNLHIFEPRYRQLVHDCLEQNITFGIPPYLKEGISTLGTEMQLVGVEKTYESGEMDIKTRALGLFRVQEFYRQAPGKLYAGADVEDVTDDPTGDIALQSRIKDQIRQLYAILGLRHLFLELPTNFRVYDIAHHLGMNTEQEFELLTADTEVDRQTMVLEHLEQVLPILLETERLKERSRLNGHFKNLTPPNF, from the coding sequence ATGTCTGAGACCAGGCTACTAGCCTTATTCCCCCTGAACCTGGTAGTGTTTCCCGGCGAAAAGCTTAACCTGCACATTTTTGAGCCGCGCTACCGCCAGCTCGTGCATGACTGTTTGGAACAGAATATCACGTTTGGCATTCCGCCCTACCTCAAGGAGGGCATCAGCACCCTGGGCACAGAGATGCAATTAGTAGGAGTAGAAAAGACGTATGAGTCGGGAGAAATGGACATCAAGACGCGGGCGCTAGGCCTGTTTCGGGTGCAGGAGTTTTACCGCCAAGCGCCGGGTAAGCTCTATGCCGGCGCTGATGTAGAGGACGTAACTGATGACCCTACCGGCGACATAGCGCTGCAGTCCCGCATTAAAGACCAGATTCGGCAGCTCTACGCCATTTTGGGCTTGCGGCACTTGTTTCTCGAGCTACCAACCAATTTTCGGGTGTATGATATTGCGCATCACCTGGGCATGAACACTGAGCAGGAGTTTGAACTGCTCACAGCCGATACGGAAGTTGACCGCCAAACCATGGTGCTGGAACACTTGGAGCAGGTACTTCCTATTCTGCTGGAGACCGAGCGCCTGAAAGAACGGTCTCGCCTGAATGGGCACTTCAAGAACCTTACGCCGCCCAACTTTTAA
- a CDS encoding murein L,D-transpeptidase catalytic domain family protein, with amino-acid sequence MTYAPTATAGLLLTLFTLFTSAGATPPARPGARPVLNEELRTTYMAAFEQHVARSYVQAGLIRTGLSLPVYRKALIGYYNLQQRGALKTAKPLLTIIDFSRASSQKRLWVINVAEPQVVFHTLVAHGKNTGEEWAKSFSNTEGSEKSSLGFYLTGNTYQGKHGLSLKLNGIDPGYNTNAASRAVVVHGADYVSEAFVRQHGRLGRSQGCPALPMAQSSAIIQVIKSGSVVFANGPTAVSYQSDLLQLDPALLAFARSKSLPGLPG; translated from the coding sequence ATGACCTACGCGCCGACCGCCACCGCCGGACTTCTGCTTACCTTATTCACGCTATTTACCTCAGCTGGCGCAACGCCGCCCGCCCGGCCGGGTGCTAGGCCAGTTCTAAACGAGGAACTCCGCACCACCTATATGGCCGCTTTTGAGCAGCACGTTGCCCGGTCTTACGTGCAGGCGGGCTTAATCAGAACGGGGTTGTCGTTACCCGTGTACCGGAAAGCCCTGATTGGGTACTACAACCTGCAGCAGCGTGGCGCCCTCAAAACTGCCAAGCCGTTGCTTACCATAATTGATTTCAGCCGGGCCAGCAGCCAGAAACGGCTGTGGGTGATTAACGTGGCTGAGCCACAGGTGGTATTTCATACCCTGGTAGCGCACGGCAAGAACACGGGCGAAGAGTGGGCCAAGAGTTTTTCTAATACTGAGGGCTCCGAGAAAAGTAGCCTCGGATTTTACCTCACCGGCAACACTTACCAAGGCAAGCATGGCCTTTCTTTGAAGCTAAACGGCATTGACCCCGGCTACAATACCAACGCAGCCAGCCGCGCGGTGGTAGTACACGGCGCCGACTATGTAAGTGAGGCATTTGTGCGCCAGCATGGCCGGCTGGGCCGTAGCCAAGGGTGCCCGGCGCTGCCCATGGCGCAGAGCAGTGCCATCATACAGGTTATTAAATCAGGCTCGGTGGTATTTGCCAACGGTCCTACGGCCGTATCGTACCAGTCTGACTTACTGCAGCTGGACCCCGCATTGCTGGCTTTTGCGCGGAGCAAAAGTCTTCCGGGTTTGCCCGGCTAG
- a CDS encoding diacylglycerol/lipid kinase family protein: MVSPQQLCNLMFVLNPISGDIDKSELESTIGRYCRERGRHVAFFHTTGEQDLEILRRKLAQEAYHAVFAAGGDGTVSLVAEALAGGQVPLGIIPLGSGNGLSKDLNIPQDVEQALRLTWDYQVLTMDTIQVGGNFSAHLADLGFNALIVERFDKGEARGPGAYVRIATQEYISYEPEHYHIKTDSEEWEGPAFMLTIANANTFGSNVVINPEGKLNDGQFEICLIDPFPNAAAPGILYNLYTSGFNQSSYTRRLCCSRATITIPSQKQVLVQIDGEPMHLPTPIEVEIMPRSLHVLVPPIQQPTTA, encoded by the coding sequence ATGGTTTCTCCGCAGCAGCTATGTAATCTCATGTTTGTGCTCAACCCCATCTCGGGCGATATTGATAAGTCAGAGCTGGAAAGCACCATTGGCAGGTATTGCCGCGAGCGGGGCCGCCACGTAGCGTTTTTCCATACCACCGGAGAGCAGGACTTAGAGATACTCCGCCGCAAGCTAGCGCAAGAGGCCTACCACGCCGTATTTGCCGCCGGCGGCGACGGTACCGTAAGTTTGGTGGCCGAAGCATTAGCAGGAGGGCAGGTGCCGCTCGGGATAATTCCGCTAGGCTCGGGTAATGGGCTGTCTAAGGACCTCAACATTCCGCAAGACGTTGAACAGGCCTTGCGGCTCACCTGGGACTATCAGGTCTTAACCATGGATACCATTCAGGTAGGCGGAAATTTCTCGGCGCATTTAGCTGATTTAGGCTTCAATGCCCTCATTGTGGAGCGCTTTGATAAGGGAGAGGCGCGTGGGCCGGGGGCTTATGTGCGCATTGCCACACAGGAGTACATCAGCTATGAGCCCGAGCACTACCACATCAAAACCGATAGTGAGGAGTGGGAAGGCCCGGCCTTTATGCTCACTATTGCCAATGCCAATACGTTCGGAAGCAACGTAGTCATCAACCCGGAGGGTAAGCTGAATGATGGGCAGTTTGAGATATGCCTGATTGATCCCTTCCCGAACGCAGCCGCGCCCGGCATCCTGTACAACCTCTACACCAGCGGGTTCAACCAGTCTAGCTACACGCGCCGTTTGTGTTGCAGCCGGGCCACCATTACTATACCCAGCCAAAAACAGGTGCTGGTGCAGATTGATGGTGAGCCTATGCACTTACCTACACCCATTGAAGTGGAAATAATGCCCCGAAGTCTGCATGTGCTGGTGCCTCCAATACAACAGCCGACTACTGCCTGA
- the mtgA gene encoding monofunctional biosynthetic peptidoglycan transglycosylase produces the protein MAAVLFLTSVAWVLVYRWVSPPATWLMLDRRAHAPVGKGYYGIKEENRRINYRFLTMEEVSGNVPLALVAAEDQRFLIHHGFDADALLKAAKSNLNGGKQLRGGSTISQQVAKNVFLWQGRSYVRKAAEAYFTVLIELLWNKRRIMEMYLNVAEMGDCIFGVEAASQQYFHKSAAKLNSQEAALLAGVLPNPLRFRASNPGPQARAKQQRVLRNMRRLGGQAYVQELLND, from the coding sequence GTGGCAGCCGTACTTTTCCTGACCTCGGTGGCGTGGGTGCTGGTATACCGCTGGGTGTCGCCGCCGGCTACCTGGCTAATGCTTGACCGGCGCGCACATGCGCCGGTAGGGAAGGGGTACTACGGAATTAAGGAGGAAAACCGGCGGATAAACTACCGTTTCCTGACAATGGAGGAGGTTTCGGGTAACGTGCCCCTGGCCTTGGTGGCTGCCGAAGATCAGCGCTTTCTCATTCATCATGGGTTCGACGCCGACGCTCTGCTAAAAGCCGCCAAGTCTAACCTGAATGGTGGTAAGCAGCTGCGTGGTGGTAGTACTATCTCGCAGCAGGTAGCCAAAAATGTGTTTCTGTGGCAGGGGCGCAGCTACGTGCGCAAAGCTGCCGAGGCGTACTTCACCGTGCTCATTGAGCTGCTCTGGAACAAGCGCCGCATTATGGAAATGTACCTCAACGTAGCCGAAATGGGCGACTGCATTTTTGGGGTAGAAGCGGCCTCTCAGCAGTATTTTCACAAGTCGGCGGCAAAGCTCAATTCGCAGGAGGCAGCACTGCTGGCCGGAGTGCTGCCCAACCCGCTCCGTTTTAGGGCCAGCAACCCCGGCCCCCAGGCGCGGGCCAAGCAGCAGCGCGTGCTGCGCAACATGCGCCGCCTTGGCGGACAGGCCTACGTGCAGGAATTGCTGAATGATTAA